In Ursus arctos isolate Adak ecotype North America unplaced genomic scaffold, UrsArc2.0 scaffold_10, whole genome shotgun sequence, the DNA window GAAGCTTTGTATCCCAGCTCAGGAGCAGGGAAGTCAGTCTCCCCTTCCCAAAGGCCCATCCTAGTACAGATAGGCAACCTCCAAAGGATTCCATTTCCTGTGCTTGTTCTTACTTGGTACCTGGATTAAGGATGGGCAAGAGGCTCCTCCCTGTTGAGTTTCCTGCTGAACATGCTGTGGTGCAACCAGCCCAGGGTGGAGAGAGCTGCCACATGCCCCATCCAGAGATAAACCTGGAGTGGCACCAAGGCCCATCTCCCACCTTTTCTATATCCTCACCCAGTACTACTCTGAGGTCAGAGGGTATCAGTGGAATGCAGGCCTTCCCCCTTCAGAGTGACTGGGTCACCACCCCAGATAGACGTTATTTGTGGTCATAGGGATACAGGGGTTGCTACAGGTGCAGAAGCGTCCTGAGATGGAAGTAAGCAGCTGTGAACCCATCCCACAGATGTGGGAAGCTGGCAGGATGCTCCAACCTTTTGAAACATGTTCTTATCCTATTTgacttacaaaacacaaattcaaaggtttaattattaagaatttcaagatggccaTCACAGAGTACTGAGTTCTATGTGGGGTGCCATTCTGATCATGGGCCCGGTGCAGCCTCATTGGTTGCACACTGtcatggactgaatgtctgtgtccccctaGAATTCATATGTGGgtatcctaacccccaatgtgatggtattaggaggtggggcctttgggaggtaattaagttcATGAGCGTAGAGGCCTTAAGAATGAAATTGGTGCCTTTATAGGAAGGAACACCAGAgagatttctctctctgccatgtgataTACAATGAGAAAACAGTGGTCTGCCAACCAGGCAGCAGGCCCTCACCAGATGCTAGATTTGCCAgtgccctgatcttggacttcccagcctccagaaccatgagagataAATGTTTAAACAATCCAATCTCTCTGATTTGTTAGAGAGCATCCTGAATGGACTAGGATATATTCGCATGAAGCTGTCCCTGAATCTggttcatcagtcaatggataaTAAGATTGAAATAGTTGGTCTACAATTCTTGTTTTATAGAATTATCTTACCCTTAGAAATAATCTCAATTTCCAACAGTAGGGAAATATTTAAGTACACTACTACATGTGTGTTATAGATGATTATTTGACCATTAGCAATGATTAAACATTTTAATCATGGAAAAAAATGCCTATGCTATGTTGGTAATTAaaagaaatgggatttttaaaaactgtattctGATTCTGTGATCCAAATtatgtaaagagaagaaaaatgcattaaaaaagcCTGAAGGGACATACCAAAATGTTAAGCTTTCTCTGGGTTGTAAGTTTATCTGTAATACTTTTAACATTTCTCTAGgggatttttgtcattttttggtTGTGTAGTATCCAATCCCAGCCTTTCCAATGGAATAGCCAGCTACCTGGCAGAGAATACCACATTGTACATTGTCTTGATAGCAGGTAGAGCTGCAAGGAGAGCTGAAAGGGCCAGACTTACCATTTTCCCTCTTCTGGTATAGTCAGTATATGGGCACATGACCTAGGATTTGGATAATCAAATGTTTCTCCTGGGATTCTGAATCTTAAACTAATGTTAAAACAgcatggaggggcacctgggtggctttgtcagttaagagtctgactcttgatttcgactcaggtcatgatatcagggtcctgagattgagccccatgtcagggggCATGGGGGGGGTGTCATGCcagtggagagtctacttgagattcttaccctttccctctgcccttccccccactcatgcactctctctctctctcaaataaatatataaatcttttttaaaaaggaacatagTGATGGTCAAAGATTGATGGCAAGCAGTGTTCATTGCAGTGCCATTGACAAGCCTTTTCTGCAGATATACTTACTGCTGTCTTGGTTCTCCTAGTGAGCCATTCCTGAAAACCCTTGCAGCTATTCATTTCCATGCTGGGTGCCCAGCTGATCCTAGGTTCTTTATCCCCTGATATCTTTCCCCTAAATTCCCTTCTGCTTAATCTAGTCAGAGTTAGTATCTATGGCTACCACCAAATAATATAACTTCTTTATCCTTTTAGTATTTCCACATTTTCTATGATAACAATGCATCACTTTAATAAAATAGagggaaaatttaaaataggaaaaacatcACTAAACCATCCCCCAATCACTCTCCTCTCACCAGTCTTAAACaatgagttaaaaaataaattcagcttCTGCATTTGTAggttctaaaaataataaatatcatctTTATGTAATGAAAtgtcattatctttaaaaataaattttactgcaTGGTAactacaaatatttataatggaaaaatcAACAAATCACATCACTGATGGAAAATTAGTGAAGCCCTGAAAGTCATATATGAGGTTTTACTGAAgatgcatattttattaaaaagcaaatatattgaCTAGTTGCTCTGAAAAAATTGCCTACAAGGTATACTTTCCAATGACCTTGGCACTAAACAGCCAAGAAAGAGTTATTTCTGCAACTCTTGATTAGAAACATAAGGGTTTCATGTCCAGATCCATAAAAATTTGTGGGAATTAAttatatttcatgaaataaaactataaaatattttattgcataaatTTTTTACCCAATCCCCTGAGATTTCCTGTTGTAGATATAGAAATTATCAAATGCAGATTTTCTTTATGAATAGGATAAAAATTTACGTGGCTTTGTAGAAAGATAGTTTTATGAAGAgctttctttgagtttatttgaaaagaattgcttatttctccttccatttctttgtatcattttatttctgtgaagtCTGGTATGCCATATCCTCTGTAAAATTTGGTTTTTCCATGAGGACAGACTGAAAGATGAGTGGGGGTAGTAATGCCCATCACCAGAGAACGTACTTGTTAGAAGATTGAACAGTGGGCATTGTAAGGCCTGGACCAACTTGAGAAGCTAGCTAGCCCCTGCCTTGGCCTTATTACACCTGTGTTGTTACCACCTTCCTTGCTGTCACCACTGCTAAGGAAAAATGTTGTCCCTTGCTTCTCTGTTTAGGGTTTACACACACTGTCACTTTCAGGGACAAGTGCACCGAGcacaataagtaaataaatgtattgttttcTTATTCACAAAATGCCTCCTAGTGTCATTTTGAGAGTAGAGCAATACAAGTGAGACAGGCAGGACAAACGAACTGGGACTTGGCTTATGACCTGTTGTAAGTTGtctgtagtttatttttaaataattcagcatAAGCAATGTGGCTATATGCAAAAGTTCAAAAATGGTGCACGCCAAGGGTAGTCCTTACTCgtaaaaatattaaagggaaagTTGAAGGCCCACAAGAACCAAAAAATGTAAAGACAACAAAATATGGCTTATTAAAGAGTGTTCAGACAAAGAAGATCAAAAGAGACTGGGAAATAGAACTCTCAactattttgtctattttgtttctaatttctccatCAGCGACTAGTCTTTGATACCTAAGCCTGATTATGATATGACCAAAAAAGTTACAAACCAACATCGCTTACAAATACCAATGCAAGAATCCTAAATATAGTGCATAACCTCCAGTAATACATTAAGAAGATAATGTATTATGACCTAGTGGGATTTATAACAAGTATGAAAGTATGGTTTAATATTAGGAAATATTAATGTAATTCACCGTATTAATGTGTCTAGATGCTGAAAAACactaacaaaattcaacactcattccTAATTTAAAACTcctgagaaaatagaaacagatggaTACTTTCtaatatgactatatatatatacatacacatatcttatacatatatacatatcttaTTTAATggagatatatacatatttaatggagaaaaattaaagacatttccACTAAAGTCAGGAATAAGGCAAAGATGATCACTATCTCTGTTACTATATTGTGCTGGAAGTACTAGCCAATGTAATCAGACAAGAGAAATTGATTAGAGGTATAAgaatgtaaaaagaagaaaaaaaatgacctctgtttacagatgacatgatatcatACTTATTAAATCTTAGTAGTAAATACTAAACtaactaaaacaacaaaataattcagTAAGGTAGCAAGATATgaaatcaatatgaaaaattaaCAGCCTTAACTTACACAAATAATAACAGAAGatctcatgaaagaaaaaaagaatgtatcatTTACAATAGTAACTAAAAAGATAACATACTtgggaaaaaatttaataaactttcaAAACTTATGTATAGGAAACTACAATAAATATTCCTGACACAAAAATTGACTTGAACAAATAGAGAGATATCCATTCTCAGGACATGTCAACATTATCCCtatattagttcttctttaagcTAATTTATGAATAGATTGCAATCCCAACATAAAAAATACCAAAAGTCTTTTTTCTTAGAGCTAGATAAGTTGATACTAAAGtttacatggaaaaataaacacttaagAATAGTTGGAAATTACTAAAAAGAGCTACTGGGGAGTGGGGCAGTTAAATCCcacaagataaaatttaaagtGTAGTACTGGTACATGAATAGACTGAAAGACTAATTGAATAAAGCAGAAAATTCATGCTTATGTGGACATTTAATATATGATAAAAGTGGCATCTCAAACCACTGAAACAAAGATAGACTATTAATAAATCATGTTAGGGAAAAATCAGAAATCCATTTCCTACACCCATATATAActataaactccaaatggactgGAGATCTAgcaaaatgcataaataaattctTCTTAACTTGCATGTCTGTAAAGTTTTTCAGGCTATGACTTAAAGTCTAGGATGTAATAAAGTCAGGATGagttttgccaaaaaaaaaaaaattttttttttacatgagggaaagaaaccagagcacacatgaaaacacacagaaattaGGAGAAATTATTGCAAGAAATATGCCAGATAAAGGCTAATATTCCTAATATGTAAAGATACTTTTAAGTTGAgtaaaaaaaagactagaaaaaatcCAATAAGACATGAACTAAAGCCAACAATCTAcagaaaagatacaaaaatctCCCTaacttataataagaaaaatgtaaattaaaactacactgaTATAACCATTTCTCACTCATTATATTGGCAAAAGTTCAGGTAAATGGGCACTTCCATAAATTGCTTGAGGCATGCAAAATGATACAATCTCTATGGGAAAGAATTTGACAATATGTAGCACATATTGATTTACCTtttgatctagcaatcccactttggGACTTTAAAGATAGTTCTCTTAAAATACAGATACACAGGATTAcatattgcagcattatttgtgtTGCAAAATGTTGGATACTACCTAAATATCCAAGAATCAGATTTTAAGTGAATAACTATAGTACATCTACACAATGGAGTGTTAtgcagctgtaaaaaaaaaaaaaaaaagagtgaagatgaTCTGTATAAATTGATGCAAAGTGATCTCCGGAAATGTTGCTAActgaaaaaagcaaaatgcaaaacaGCATATACGGTATGTTCACCTTGGagtaagaaacaagaaagaagaaaacatccatttatccacttatttttacaaaaagaaacaaaggaaggatACATCAAAAAACAATACAATTGTATACATGTAAAGGGCGGTAGCAAGAAGGGTTCAAGAGATACAGGAAAGTGTGATAGTTCtctgattataatttttttgtatggtttAGATATTTGGAAGCATATTATCCtacatattttgaaagtaaaatgaaattatcaataatgaaaggaaaaataaactgaaactagaaatagaaacaagTGAATTCATGTGTATTTCAAATGACTAACAGAAACCCACTGAAGTGGGATAGTGTAGGGTGAGAGAACTAATTCAAGTTATTTTTGCACATAGTACTTTGACTTTCAACCCTCAATCTAGGGGGACAAAAACTACAAACAAGGCTTGAACCCCTCCTAGAAGGTTTGCTTTTGTATGTATATGAAtgtagcaattctgaaactattttatgtGCATTGTAGGATTAGGCAAATAAGTAAACATTGCTGTTAGGAAACGAGGTTCTCACTGTTAACAAAGGCAGATACAAGTATGAAATGGGGGAGACAACAGAAGAGTGAGGAATTGGATTGGATTGTAAGTATCAACACTCATGATTtcttaaatggaaatatatatattccctttTCCCTCACCTCATCAAAATAaggatggggaagaagagaaCAATATCCCATGtggaagaattccaaataaattatataaatactcTAAGGGAGGGGGAGATTAACAACCAGAAATGTGCACTGTgcacagtgacttccttccaaggGGTACAGactggaaagggggaaaaaagagtcaCTTTACAATGGAGAAATCTGACAAACTGCTTTAGCCAGGTGATCAAGTTTAACATAAACAATCATAAATTATGTTGGTAGTATGTACCCCTGCTATGATGTGATGAAAGTgacactttacctctgtggtcttccccTCAAAAACCTAtgaccccagtctaatcatgagaaaacatcagataaaTTCCAGTAGAAGGGCATCCTACAAGATATCTCACCAGTTTTCCCCAAAATTgttaaggtcatcaaaaacaagcagagtctgagaaactgtcacagccaaggaATGCCTAAAGAGAAATGCCAACTACATGTAATATGGTATCCTGGAAGGGATATTGGAACAGAAAAGGGATTaggtaaaaattaagaaatctaaATAACTATGGGCTGTAATTCATGTGAATGTATCAATATTTGGTTCACTAATTGTAACAATGTATTGTAATAAGAAGAGGTTAATACTAGGGGAAACGTGTGGTTGGGCAGGTGTGGTACATGGGAACTGTTCACTATATCTACTCAGTTTTTTTATGAATCTAAAACCGTCCTCAAAATAGTCTAATATAacaagctaaataaataaataataaaagatattaatgatttttaatggaCTTcttgaacaaaaaggaaaacataaattcATGCTAATAGTAAATAAGGAGAGCTCTTCTTTATTGTAGCATCACCACAAATAAACGTGGAGGGCTTGAAGGAATTAGGGGGAAGAGAACTAGTTGTAACCATCATTGTAAAGACTGGTTGCAGCAAGGATCATTCAATGGAGGTTGAACCACAAGGTAGAGTTTCATTATGAGCAAGGTATTTGCTTGGTCTCAAAGTAGCTCTTCATAGATTGTTTATTAGTTGCAAGGTATAAAATAAACAGTGGAGAACCTGGAAAACACCTTGATAAGGTGATAAAGATTAATATCACCTTATAATGGACAGACATCCTGAACCTCCAAACATAATACCCTGAGAAAAACACAACTTCCCTTACGTGGTTGTTTCCACCGAGGATGCATAACATGGATCTAACCAGAGGAAACATCAAAGGTTGATGGGGGAATTTGCATTTGAGGAAGAGTCTTTCTTTGTAAGGAGATGGCTTGGTTAGGTCATAAGCCTAAGCCCTCTTGGTCATAAAGCTGTTAAATAATCAAATGCAAATATTCCAGACTGTGATTTTTGActgttatatttataaattaggaaCTACCACAACAGAAAGACTGCTTCCGAAAGGAAGACATTAGTTTACTTGAAATGGTAGGAAATAATCCAGAGGAGGGAGCGGGTTTAGAGAGTGTGGGGAAGTGGTGGGAAGAGAGATGGGGCTCTGAGCTGAGGATTGCCAAATTGTtcgggtttttttgttgttgttgtttaatatttctaatttaacAGGCACgcactttttttatttaaaccagCTTCTGTTTTAAGTGCTTGTCACAAATTGACTCTTTAAGTGGGAAAGCTCAGCAATTGGTCTTTTTTTCTcagaacaaaacacaacacagttACGATACGAAATCTTTCTCATAAGTACTTAAGGCTCTGCTGCAGTGCTTGTTTCCATGGGTAAAAGAACGTGAGCCTGAAATTCCTGAGTGGTTTTTCGTAGAAACGCCAGCAACCCTACTTGATGATACCAAATGTTGAGACCCGTTTAAAAAATCTGATTCTTTGTATCCTAGAAAGTCTTAAAAGCACGCACTGAGAGCGGCTTATGTATCTGTTTGGGGTGCCAGGGACTCATGGTCTCTTTTCCTTTACGGATGAATCGCAGGTAGGTCGCTGCCTTTTTTAGCCAAAGTTGACAGTTCTAAATAACTTCCCAGCTCCGAATCTAGGAACTAGCTATGGTTTACGTTGGTTATCGCTACCGCGTCTATCACGCAATGGATTCTGGGAGACCCAGTCTCCGAGCCGTGAGGTTATCAGGCTCAGCGCGAACGCCGGACTTCAGTTCCCACAATGCCGAGCGCAAACCTGTAATTCCTGCCGGGGTAACCGTGAGGTGGCAGCCATCTTGCGTACGGCGGTGCAGTTACCCAGATGCTGAGGGCTTGGGTTTTAGTTCCTCTGTGCTTTGGGGTGGTGTTTGCGTGTTCTTTCACCTTTTCAGATGTTCGTGTCTTTCTAGACCACGATTTTATTGGGAGGTAAAGTCAATGTAGTGTAAGGTAAGTAAACATCCCATTTTAAGTAAGGGTGTGGTAGTGGTGGTGACGTTTTTCGTTTTTTTTGGCTTCTTGTCTGCTCTTGGCTTGACGCTTTTGATTAGCCGTAAACGTGGAAGCCCGGAGTGAACCTTTGAGTCTAGGATATATCTCTTGAATTCCTAGACGGAACCTGAACATGTCTGCGTTGGGAGAAAGAAACTGGGTGACGCACTTTTGCCCGGGCCACCTTCTTTGGAGGTCAGGAGGCCAGGGGACTCAGGTTGTGTATAGGCCACACTCTCTTAATGCaacctccttgctgttccttgacACTTTTATAGTATTTCGAATGAGGAAATGAGAGGCTGAGAGGTGGTCGGaggcgggggccggggggggggggagcgttTCCGATGGGACGCCGTTCTTTACAGGTTTGTTTCAGTTTCTGTGGGCCTACCTGTATTGTTGTCTAGTTCGTCTTTTTTGCCCTTTTCTTATTCTGTCCTGTTGGAGGAATACCAGAGAGAGGGCAGGATGAAGTATTGAGTAAAACAGCGTTTGGGATTGCACTTTTGAGGGCCCCTAAGAAATTTCAAGGGAAGCAGAATTTATCTTCGAGATTGACCGAGTGTGTGGAAAAGATGAACGCGTTGATTAGGGGAGTTGCCAGATTTCTAAACATAATATGACCTATTTGAGTCATTCTTAGTGCaactgaagtaatttttttttcttttaaattaatgcaGTACACCCATTTGGGAACCACTTTTAGCTATTCACAGGAATAGGGTCTGTAAAGTTTGGCATTTCAGTATCTAACGTTTGATTGCTGAGGGGATTCTGATATTTGGGAGCCGGATCCATTTACTCCGAAGGATGTATTGATTTTAAACAGTAAGAGTTTATGAAGACATTTATCACAACCAGTTTGGATAGGTGTCAGTTTGGCTGGTGGATTTACTCTCCATCTTAGTACACAGTTGTGTATCTGTAtcatcaaaatatatattattgattcAATCTTCCAAACTCCTTTAAATTCTTCCAGTTCTTTAAGTTCAGAAGGGCAtcatttagggatgcctgggtggcttggtgggttaagtgcctgccttcagcttgggtcatgatcacgTCCTGGAGTCAAGACCCAcaggggctccttgctcagcaggaagcctgcttctccctcttcctgctgctccccctgcttgtgctttctctctttgacaaataaataaaatctataaaaaatgcATCATTTGGATTAAATATGAgatatatccttttttaaaaaaagatatttacttACCTTCAGTGAGGCCCCTTCCCAAAATCATTGTTATAACAATACTTAAATAGTAAGTGGTTACAAAATTacaattttgtaatttttgaattttgggaaaatttaccatttaaatgtcttttctgttttcttgtttctgaaaaacttttgtttagatttttaaaatattagctattaattACATGATTTATTTGCTCCTCAGATGCCTTATGGTGAAATTGAAGCGAAATCCTTGGATCATGGTGAAGAACTAACAGGTGAACCATGCTATAAAAAACTGAAGTCAACTGAAGAGCCGTATGTTTTTTCCCATCATGGTAGTGCTAATTTTCACAGAATCCAGGAGAAAACTGGGAATGATTGGGTGCCTGTGACCATTGTTGATGTCGGAGGACATAGTTATCCTCAGGAGGACAAAACCAAAAGTACAGACTCGGTGAAACCTGTGCATGATGAGATGCCTGGTAATAATAGATCAGATGTGATTGAATCCATTGATCCACAGATTTTACAGGGTGCAAGTCCTGCATTGGCATCCACAGATGATGAGATATATAGCACAAGTAAAGCATTTATAGGACCCATTTACAAACCCCCTGAGAAGAAGAAATGTAATGAAAGGGGAAATCACTCAGATGCAATCAGTGGTATAGATGGCAAAGGAAGACgagaacagaaacagaaatccaaCTCCAAAAAATCGGAGCTTGACAATGAATTATTCCAGTTTTACAAGGAAATTGAAGagcttgaaaatgaaaaagatgattTGGAAGGCAGTTGTAAAGAACCTGAACCCTCTGAGGAAAAACTTACTACGTATTATCAGGACCCTaataatgaacttttaaaatcggaagaaggaaaagaaagagatattAGTAATGTTCTTCAGTCACATCGTGGTTACGAACAGCACATGGAGAATGAGCCAGACAGATATCCTTGTAATGGACAATTAATACCTGCGTTTTGTGAGGATTCCTTAACTTCCTTCAGGCCTGAATGGCAATCAGTGCATTCTTTTATAGTACCCCagtgtcctcctcctcccagttTTAACTATCATTTAAATATGCAAAGATTCAGTGCTCCACCAAATCCACCATCAAATATTTTCCATGCTCCAGATGGGTCTCAGCATCAAAATGGGTATTATGTAAATAGTTGTCACATAAACTGGAATTGTTTGACTTTTGGTCAGAACAATGACTATATTGACCGTAGTGAGAATACCAGTAGAGATCCTTCCTCTACAAATGGCTACAGTGTGCAAGATAGATATGTGAGTAATGGTTTCTGTGAAACCAGGGAAGGATGTTGGAAAGATCCTTCTGTGGACAAACATAGTGGAACAGACAGGCTTATGAGCCAGCAGTTtcaagaggaaaaattaaataaattgcaGAAGTTACTTATTCTTTTAAGAGGTTTGCCTGGTTCTGGGAAAACAACGTTGTCTCGGTGAGTAAAGGATACCAAGTGAATGCTTGATAATTCATTACTTAAAAATCATAGATGATAGTAGTCAGCAATGACAAATGCTTTCCTGTTTCGAGTAGAAAGTCTTTAATTTGTTACACTTGAGAATGACATCTgactgtaaatatttaaaaagatgttttctgATGGAGGAAAGGAGAATTGGCATATAAAGATTCTGCTGAGggctttaaaaatagatacaccATGTATAATT includes these proteins:
- the N4BP2L2 gene encoding NEDD4-binding protein 2-like 2 isoform X5 — encoded protein: MPYGEIEAKSLDHGEELTGEPCYKKLKSTEEPYVFSHHGSANFHRIQEKTGNDWVPVTIVDVGGHSYPQEDKTKSTDSVKPVHDEMPGNNRSDVIESIDPQILQGASPALASTDDEIYSTSKAFIGPIYKPPEKKKCNERGNHSDAISGIDGKGRREQKQKSNSKKSELDNELFQFYKEIEELENEKDDLEGSCKEPEPSEEKLTTYYQDPNNELLKSEEGKERDISNVLQSHRGYEQHMENEPDRYPCNGQLIPAFCEDSLTSFRPEWQSVHSFIVPQCPPPPSFNYHLNMQRFSAPPNPPSNIFHAPDGSQHQNGYYVNSCHINWNCLTFGQNNDYIDRSENTSRDPSSTNGYSVQDRYVSNGFCETREGCWKDPSVDKHSGTDRLMSQQFQEEKLNKLQKLLILLRGLPGSGKTTLSRILLGQSRDGIVFSTDDYFHHQDGYRYNVNQLGDAHDWNQSRAKQAINQGKSPVIIDNTNTQAWEMKPYVEMAIGKGYRVEFHEPETWWKFDPEELEKRNKHGVSRKKIAQMLDRYEYEMSISIVMNSVEPPHKSTQRPPPSQGRQSPSGHLSVLDCAVWFSSWYTSLPHSSFRFELFKEAFLDIAGLARSKIHEKEI